Proteins found in one Channa argus isolate prfri chromosome 7, Channa argus male v1.0, whole genome shotgun sequence genomic segment:
- the LOC137130698 gene encoding uncharacterized protein isoform X1 — protein sequence MAGWDRENLCSFMFLMAGLVPGVVVQNVTYPDPVCAVKGSTVTLPCTFKPLGFITDSTGRHLLLQVIKVRWCQNHQICQGTTPSVYDSQSQNNNPRYEYLGDLKGNCTLQIRDLQKEDEATLRFRMEMNHIAGHFTEKSGVNVTVVDNTTLRINSSKNETQLRSGQTVSLLCTSTCSFHQLEVIWYRDDQALSESGPALCLGPLTAKDSGNYSCALKTNINTRSQPHSLFVNEGNNDLMIVGVVFAVLLALSALILSVFFIKRKKAAEEKDQRNEGARVELKNCDNIYSSVLQPAEQEKGGHQQDTSQAVEDINYVSIQFQHKHKTRCVKEAEDTVIYTSLANKG from the exons ATGGCAGGTTGGGACAGAGAGAATCTCTGCAGCTTCATGTTCCTCATGGCAG GTCTGGTTCCAGGTGTTGTAGTTCAAAACGTTACATATCCAGATCCTGTCTGTGCTGTAAAAGGATCGACCGTCACCCTCCCCTGCACATTCAAACCACTTGGGTTTATCACAGATTCAACAGGAAGACACCTCTTACTGCAGGTCATCAAAGTCCGCTGGTGCCAGAACCATCAAATCTGTCAGGGCACCACCCCGTCTGTGTACGACAGTCAGTCACAGAACAACAACCCTCGTTACGAATACCTGGGAGACCTGAAGGGAAACTGCACTTTACAGATCAGAGATTTACAGAAGGAAGATGAAGCAACTCTTCGCTTCAGAATGGAAATGAATCATATTGCCGGGCATTTTACTGAGAAGTCAGGAGTGaatgtcacagttgttg ATAACACCACACTGAGAATTAACAGTTCCAAAAATGAGACACAGCTTAGAAGTGGTCAAAcagtgtcactgctctgcacctccacctgctccttCCACCAACTGGAGGTCATCTGGTACAGAGATGACCAAGCCCTCTCAGAGTCTGGCCCTGCCCTCTGTCTTGGCCCCTTGACTGCAAAGGATTCTGGGAACTATAGCTGTGCTTTGAAGACCAACATTAACACACGCTCTCAGCCCCACAGCCTGTTCGTGAATGAAG GAAATAATGACCTGATGATAGTTGGTGTGGTGTTTGCGGTCCTGCTGGCTTTGAGTGCTCTCATACTGAGCGTCTTTTTCATCAAAAG AAAGAAGGCAGCAGAGGAAAAGGATCAGAGAAATGAGGGAGCTAGGGTGGAACTAAAG AATTGTGATAACATCTACAGCAGTGTCCTGCAGCCTGCTGAGCAGGAGAAGGGAGGTCATCAACAGGACACCAGTCAAGCTGTGGAGGACATCAACTACGTCTCCATACAGTTCCAACACAAGCACAAGACCAg gTGTGTGAAAGAGGCAGAGGACACCGTCATCTACACTTCTTTAGCCAATAAAGGCTGA
- the LOC137130698 gene encoding sialoadhesin-like isoform X2: MAGWDRENLCSFMFLMAGLVPGVVVQNVTYPDPVCAVKGSTVTLPCTFKPLGFITDSTGRHLLLQVIKVRWCQNHQICQGTTPSVYDSQSQNNNPRYEYLGDLKGNCTLQIRDLQKEDEATLRFRMEMNHIAGHFTEKSGVNVTVVDNTTLRINSSKNETQLRSGQTVSLLCTSTCSFHQLEVIWYRDDQALSESGPALCLGPLTAKDSGNYSCALKTNINTRSQPHSLFVNEVFDTVKHQILLSPLSDLSSSCTALAWLRSYLCGQTFKLFLSFLLDDFTVALASLLG, translated from the exons ATGGCAGGTTGGGACAGAGAGAATCTCTGCAGCTTCATGTTCCTCATGGCAG GTCTGGTTCCAGGTGTTGTAGTTCAAAACGTTACATATCCAGATCCTGTCTGTGCTGTAAAAGGATCGACCGTCACCCTCCCCTGCACATTCAAACCACTTGGGTTTATCACAGATTCAACAGGAAGACACCTCTTACTGCAGGTCATCAAAGTCCGCTGGTGCCAGAACCATCAAATCTGTCAGGGCACCACCCCGTCTGTGTACGACAGTCAGTCACAGAACAACAACCCTCGTTACGAATACCTGGGAGACCTGAAGGGAAACTGCACTTTACAGATCAGAGATTTACAGAAGGAAGATGAAGCAACTCTTCGCTTCAGAATGGAAATGAATCATATTGCCGGGCATTTTACTGAGAAGTCAGGAGTGaatgtcacagttgttg ATAACACCACACTGAGAATTAACAGTTCCAAAAATGAGACACAGCTTAGAAGTGGTCAAAcagtgtcactgctctgcacctccacctgctccttCCACCAACTGGAGGTCATCTGGTACAGAGATGACCAAGCCCTCTCAGAGTCTGGCCCTGCCCTCTGTCTTGGCCCCTTGACTGCAAAGGATTCTGGGAACTATAGCTGTGCTTTGAAGACCAACATTAACACACGCTCTCAGCCCCACAGCCTGTTCGTGAATGAAG tctttgacactgtgaaacaTCAGATCCTCCTGTCCCCACTCTCTGACTTGAGCAGCTCTTGTACAGCTCTGGCCTGGCTCAGGTCCTACTTATGtggacaaaccttcaag cttttcCTGTCCTTTCTACTGGATGACTTCACTGTCGCTCTGGCATCTCTCcttggatga